The Paenibacillus amylolyticus genome contains the following window.
GGGTCGGGTCGCGAAGGTTCCGTGATAGATCTCATCCGGAGCGTCATATTGAACATCGAGCACCTTGTGGAACACCCGTATCGCGCGTTCCACATCACCAGGCTCATTTCGAACCAACAACCCCAGCGCATAATGTGCACTGGCTCGTGTGCTGTGCTGCGATGAATCCTCTTCTTCGAAACTGCGAAGCAGATCCATTTCCTTGTCATAGAAGCTATCCATCATCAACATGGACTGATTCACTAGATACTGCTGTTCTTTCGACATTTTCTCTACCACTCGTTGTGTCATGTCATGCAACCTCCCGAGACTATTAACCTTTTACAGCACCTACCATTACGCCACTGATAAAGTACCGCTGCAACCATGGATACACCAGCAGGATCGGTAATGTTGAGAATATAACGCTGGCTGCTTTCAGACTCTCAGGCAGGACTTGGACCGCACCAATGCCTTCATTCTGCATCAGTTCTGTAATCTGGTTTTGCTGAATCATCTGATACAACTTCAATTGCAAAGGGTATAGCTCAGGCTTGGTAATATACATGAGTGCATCCTGGAAACCATTCCAGCGTCCCACAGCGTAGAATAGACTCAGTGTTGCCATAACCGGAAGGGATAGCGGCAAAATAATGCGCATTAGTGTTCCGAAGTGGCTGCTTCCATCAATACCCGCCGCTTCTTCCAGACTCTCAGGAATTCCTCGGAAGAAGGTAATGAGAATGATCATATAGAACGGACTAATCAATCCAGGCAAAATAAGTCCCC
Protein-coding sequences here:
- a CDS encoding carbohydrate ABC transporter permease, whose translation is MSENTANRIFNTVNVILIIITMVLCLAPFIHIIAISLSSNRAIGSGEVSFFPKELSFEAYSKVFADGSMIRSLIYTVWLTVLSTVLSMAMTIAAAYPLAKSNLKGRKWFMLVIVVTMFFSGGIIPEYILIKNLHLLDSTWGLILPGLISPFYMIILITFFRGIPESLEEAAGIDGSSHFGTLMRIILPLSLPVMATLSLFYAVGRWNGFQDALMYITKPELYPLQLKLYQMIQQNQITELMQNEGIGAVQVLPESLKAASVIFSTLPILLVYPWLQRYFISGVMVGAVKG